The following are from one region of the Anguilla rostrata isolate EN2019 chromosome 7, ASM1855537v3, whole genome shotgun sequence genome:
- the LOC135258544 gene encoding rho guanine nucleotide exchange factor 11-like, with product MSLRPLTSTPDRPGIQSQSHLPRLSSLGMGDSDHKTSSDQQREQVADASMECAGLVQRCVIVQKDQLGFGFTVCGERVKLVQNVRPGGAADKAGVHEGDRIIKVNGSLVSSMTHQEVVKLIKSGTYAALTLQGPAPSASTGPLQPPPGGTLLNQRTPLPPPPLLPPSCHTPSPRITGPKPLQDSEVQKQASQILRKMLEQEEAELQSLQEALALSPSPLLEQRLQSAKRRAHQVKLKIQQDLDGARFESGANYMKAGEGGPSDDSTEGDLEAWRPQIIGPDEDDDEDHCAMTEMDGLFQDVELLKSRPAHMTVFLRYIFSQHLDPSPLVCMRACV from the exons ATGAGTCTTCGCCCCCTGACCTCCACACCGGACAG GCCAGGTATTCAGAGCCAGAGTCACCTGCCCAG GCTGAGCAGTTTGGGAATGGGAGACTCAGACCACAAGACTTCAtctgaccagcagagggagcaAGTGGCTGACGCCAGCATGGAGTGCGCAG GTTTAGTGCAGAGGTGTGTGATCGTGCAGAAGGATCAGTTGGGATTCGGCTTcactgtgtgtggagagagagtgaaactgGTACAGAACGTCCGACCAG gaggagcagcagacaAAGCTGGAGTTCATGAAGGAGACAGAATCATTAAG GTGAACGGATCTCTGGTTTCCTCCATGACGCACCAGGAGGTGGTGAAGCTGATTAAGT CTGGGACATACGCAGCTCTGACCTTGCAGGGCCCGGCACCTTCTGCATCCACTGGTcctctgcagcccccccccgggGGTACCCTGCTCAATCAAAGAACAcctcttcccccaccccctctgctcCCACCGTCCtgccacaccccctctcccaGAATCACTGGGCCCAAACCCCTACAG gattcTGAGGTACAGAAACAGGCCTCTCAGATCCTCAGAAAAATGCTGGAACAAGAAGAGGCTGAACTTCAG TCCCTGCAGGAGGCACTGGctcttagcccctcccccttactGGAACAGCGATTACAAAGTGCAAAGAGGCGGGCTCACCAAGTCAAGCTCAAGATTCAGCAGGATCTG gatggAGCTCGATTTGAGTCAGGAGCGAACTATATGAAAGCAGGAGAgg GTGGCCCATCAGATGATTCAACGGAAGGAGACCTTGAG GCATGGAGGCCCCAGATAATTGGAccagatgaagatgatgatgaagatcaTTGTGCTATGACTGAA atGGATGGGCTGTTTCAGGATGTAGAGCTGCTGAAGTCTCGCCCCGCACACATGACTGTCTTTCTGAGATACATCTTCAGCCAGCACCTGGACCCCAGTCCCctggtgtgtatgcgtgcatgtgtgtga